Below is a genomic region from Fodinibius saliphilus.
CAATATCGACAAACTGCTTGGCAACTCCGCCGTGATGCTTAGCCATTACCGTTGTAATAGCAGCTGTCAAGGTTGTTTTCCCGTGGTCAACGTGACCAATCGTTCCTATA
It encodes:
- a CDS encoding GTP-binding protein, which produces MAKETFQRDKPHVNIGTIGHVDHGKTTLTAAITTVMAKHHGGVAKQFVDI